The Pseudanabaena sp. ABRG5-3 genome includes the window CAGGCGGCGATCGCTTCATTAGCGAGTTTTTTCTCTTCTTTTAAATTCCTTGTCGCTTGCAAACGTTTACCATCGATTTCGGCAAGTACGGTTGCACCACCAGTCCCCGGACGATAATAAGACCCAGCATTGGCAAAGGGACGCGCTAGTATGGCAATCTTTAGTCCATCCCCTGATGGCAGAATATGCACATGGGGCTTGCTGTCCGATGGCACTTCCTCAGCATCACTCACGCCACCACCGATATCAGAATGCACCGTCACAATCGAAGAGATTGAATGAATTGCTTCGAGAACTTTATCTTTCGCGGCAACAGGAATTTCGAGGCGATTTTTGCGCCCAATAATTTCGGTGATGCGACGATGGGATTCATTCACCTGTGTAACTTTAAGGCGGGTAGGACTTTCCTTAGTGACGACAAAACTCTGACCATCCTTTAACTCTGGCGAAAACTCTAAAAATAGGCGATCGCCTTTTCCTGCCTTGACCAATAGTTCTGGTTCACCCTTGACGACATCCACACGAGTTGTGGGTGAGTCTTCCCAAAATATGAGCGGATGTCCAATTAAGGCACAAATTGTCTCTTCATCAAATTCATATTGCGACTGTCCATAATAGCCATAGGAGGAATAGGCTTGGATATGGGAACAGGCAATAATGTCCTGTGGTGTTAAATAGGGAAACTCATGACTATTTTCTTTGAGGCGTTTGAGCGCAATATTCCGTCCCGTACTCCAGACTCCTTTGGCATTAATCTTCTGTTCCTTCGGCTGCACGGTATAGCCACCCTTAACAAAGCTAATCAGCCATACGAGACGCTGGGGGGAATTATTGGCTGCCTTGCTTGTCTCCTGTGGTGATTTGGTAAGATTGAGCAACGCATTCAGACTCAATTCCCAAGTTTCCCTTGGACGGATGAGGTTTACAATCGTGGGAATTTGATTCTCTTGGCGTAACTTTTGGGCATGTTTTTGATGGATAGAATTAGGGGAAAGTTCTCCTAAAAGTTCCGCAGTTTCCATCGAGAGCCAATGGTAGCCAGCGGTTACTGATTGTTTGAGTAATGGTTGCAGAACCCTTGATAAATCCACTCGTGCTTTTTCAGGATTTACCCAATAGAGACAAAGCGCACTAAAAAATACTTCTAGACAATGGCTTTGGGTATGGTCATGGAGATATTCATTACTGAGTAGATCCTTTTGAGGAATATCCCCCAGTTGAAACTTCAAAACCCTTTGCAGTCTGCTATAGGTGGTCTGCAACCAATGGTGAGTTTGCTTCACCATCAGTGCGGCATAGCCTTCAGCTTCACGCATACTCTCGGCTGTTCCCTCTTGAATCAGCGCTAGGATAAAAAACAATCCCGGTTCACCACTGAAGTAGATCTGACGTTTACCTGTGGCTTTTCGGATCGATTTGAGAGATAGTCGAAATTGGGTAATCGCTAAAGCGCGATCGCCTTTCAGAAAATATAGCCAAGCCAGTAGAGCATTGCCTGCCTCTTTGTAGTCATTGGACAGACGTTCATAGGCAGCTCGAGCAGTTTTTAAATCCGCACGCAATAGGCTTTGCTCGATTAATACCAATAGCAAGGGATCGGTACAGCGATCGCTATTTTCTTGAAAACTTTTTTGTAATAGAGCTAAAGCCTGATCGGTATTTTTTAACTTAAGCATTCCATTGCTAAGAATGGTGCTTAAGCCGACCTCATAAAAAGTTGAATCTAGGGTTTGAAACCAGTCTGGATCGAAGGGATTGTTACAGATTTGGAATAGAATCGCATCTAAGGTAATTTTCTGTTGAGAATAGCCAAATCGATAGAAGTCGTCAAATTGCTTAGCAACAAAATCTACATCCTGCCGATAAATCCCAATCCTGACTTCGCGAACAAACTGTGATTCACTCCTGAAAGTACGTGAACCTATCTTGCCGTAGGATGGTACTGGGATTTTTGCTTCGATTACTTCGACAATTGATTCAAACTTTCCTTTTTGAATGGCATCGCGGACAGCAATATCGACCAATAACGAATTACATTGCACACCTTGGGAACGATCTTGATTGAGTAGGTTTAACTTTAAGAGGCGATCAATATATGTTTTTAAAGCAATGGGCGATAGAGGCTTATCCTTATCCTTAACTCCAAGGTAGATCAAGCAGTCTAGAATTACAGTACGATTTAGTGGTTCATAGGCGATCGCCAAGGTGCGGATGATCTGTTGCTCTAGTGCCGACAATTTGTGATAGAGCGCTGTCAGGGTCTCATAGAGTTTGGCAGAATCAACTTGGAAATCAGGCATATCTAAAGTTTGGATTGTGGTTGAAAAAATTGTGATGGGGTATCTCTAGAAATTTATGAGAAGTACAGGCAGGTTGTATTTCTGATAATTTATGGCTAGTTGAGATATGGTAGTCCTAAATCATTTAGAGATGTTGGGCTTGGTGGAAGCACTCACTAAAGGGGAAAACCTCTACAAACCATTTAAGATTGATATGTTACGAAATATTAATGATAGCAAATATCTGGGATTCATCATAGTTTAAGGTATCGCAAGCTGATAAGTATTTTCCTGTAATTTAAAATCGAAAAACTTGATGGTTACAGAGCAGTCCTAAATCATTTGTAGATTTTTAGGTTTGTGGAAGCGCACCCCTTCGGGGTGCGCTTCCACAAACCATTTAGGATTGCTATAGTTTAGGTCGCCATCACCTTTGGGAATTTTATACTCAGTATCTAGTAAAAACCAGACCAAAAGCCTATGGCGCACACTGCGCGTGTGCCATAGGCTTTTAGGTTTCATATTTAATTGCGCCCAACTACTTCTAACCAGTATGGAGATATCTGTATTTAGTGTCTATTAATGCGTACAATACTAGATCTAGTATTTAACCAAGCATTAAAAGATTTCGACTCATGGAAGATAAGTTAATGTTAATGATCCCAGGTCCAACACCTGTGCCTGAACAGGCACTGTTGGCTCTGGCAAAGGCTCCCATCGGACACCGTAGCGGCGATTTTAGCAAGATCATGGCAGATGTGACTGCCAAGCTTAAATGGCTACACCAAACAACTAATGATGTATTAATCCTCACCGCTAGCGGAACTGGTGCGATGGAAGCAGGCATCATTAACTTTTTAAGCAAAGGCGATCGCGTCCTTGTTGGTGATAATGGCAAGTTTGGCGAACGCTGGGTCGAAGTCTGTCAAGCCTATGGCGTAAATGCGGAAGTTATCAAAGCTGAGTGGGGTAAACCGCTAAATCCTGAAGATTTCCGTGTCAAGCTAGAGGCTGATACCAATAAAGAAATCAAAGCCGTAATCATTACCCATAGTGAAACCTCGACAGGCGTACTTAATGATCTTGCTGCCATCAATCGCCATGTCAAAGCCCATGAAAAGGCTTTAATTATTGTCGATGCGGTGACTAGCTTGGGTGCGATTAATATTCCTATCGACGAACTCGGTTTAGATGTAGTCGGCTCTGGTTCGCAAAAGGGTTATATGATTCCCCCTGGATTGGGATTTGTGGCTGTTAGTCCCAAGGCATGGGAGGCTTATAAAACCGCCAACCTACCTAAGTTCTATCTAGATTTGGGCAAAGCGCGTAAGGATGCTGCGAAAAACTCCACCCCTTTCACAACTTCAGTGAATATGGTCATGGCTTTGCAGGCTTCCTTAGAAATCATGCAAAGAGAAGGTTTGGAAAATATCTTTGCCCGTCACTTGCGCCATCGTGATGCGACTCGTGCAGCAGTCAAAGCGCTAAATCTAGGGCTATTAGCTCCCGATGATGCTGCTAGTCATTCGATTACAGCCGTAGTTCCTCCCGAAGGATTAGAAGCAGAAAAGATTCGCGCCACAATCAAGAAGAAGTTTGATATTGTCATGGCTGGTGGTCAAGATCACCTCAATGGCAAGATCTTCCGCATTGGGCATTTAGGCTTTGTTGGTGATCGCGATATTCTCACTGCAATTGCGGCTCTCGAAGCATCGATTTCGGCGCTTGGTTACACCAATTTCACCTCTGGTGCTGGTGTAAAGGCTGCGATCGAGGTTCTCAGCTAAAGTTAAAAGTTTTGCTACGCAAAACTTTTAACTAAAAGAGCCTCGCATTGCGAGGCTCTTTTATGGATTAATTCTGATGTAAGCATCAGGACAGCTATAGTCTTCATCTTGTTTTTTGGGACTTGGTGGGATTGCTTTAGCAGGGATATTACTTTCGCAAAGAAGAAGTTTAGTGGCTCTTTGATTAGTGTCATTCGCGATCGCATAGACAATACCCGTATAAGCTTTGAGTCCATCCTTAACTGGAATCGCAGTATTTAGTACTACTAATCCTGAAGCTATATCCAACACCGTAGCTTGGTAATTATAGAATTCCGAGTTAAGTTTTAATCCTGATGCCAACTGGTTAACATCCGTTGAGAATTGTCCCTTCTCCTGAAATATTTGTTGCTGCGATCGCATGATGGCGCGAATATAGGACTTACTCTCAGCTTCGTGAATCAATGCCGATGAAGCCGCTAAATCAGACGATCGCAGGATTTTGATATTACGGTCAATGTTTGTGTTGTCCGAAACTTTAGTCAACAGTTGGGGGTGAGCATCTAAAGTGGTGGGACGTGGTTGATCGGGAACAGCATTGGCAATTTTTAGCTGTCCATCATTACCAATTTCATAGATTGTTTGGGTAGTGAGATCCCCAAAAGTCAGATCAAGCTCTGGCGGATACTTATTAGGATTGGCTT containing:
- a CDS encoding DEAD/DEAH box helicase; this translates as MPDFQVDSAKLYETLTALYHKLSALEQQIIRTLAIAYEPLNRTVILDCLIYLGVKDKDKPLSPIALKTYIDRLLKLNLLNQDRSQGVQCNSLLVDIAVRDAIQKGKFESIVEVIEAKIPVPSYGKIGSRTFRSESQFVREVRIGIYRQDVDFVAKQFDDFYRFGYSQQKITLDAILFQICNNPFDPDWFQTLDSTFYEVGLSTILSNGMLKLKNTDQALALLQKSFQENSDRCTDPLLLVLIEQSLLRADLKTARAAYERLSNDYKEAGNALLAWLYFLKGDRALAITQFRLSLKSIRKATGKRQIYFSGEPGLFFILALIQEGTAESMREAEGYAALMVKQTHHWLQTTYSRLQRVLKFQLGDIPQKDLLSNEYLHDHTQSHCLEVFFSALCLYWVNPEKARVDLSRVLQPLLKQSVTAGYHWLSMETAELLGELSPNSIHQKHAQKLRQENQIPTIVNLIRPRETWELSLNALLNLTKSPQETSKAANNSPQRLVWLISFVKGGYTVQPKEQKINAKGVWSTGRNIALKRLKENSHEFPYLTPQDIIACSHIQAYSSYGYYGQSQYEFDEETICALIGHPLIFWEDSPTTRVDVVKGEPELLVKAGKGDRLFLEFSPELKDGQSFVVTKESPTRLKVTQVNESHRRITEIIGRKNRLEIPVAAKDKVLEAIHSISSIVTVHSDIGGGVSDAEEVPSDSKPHVHILPSGDGLKIAILARPFANAGSYYRPGTGGATVLAEIDGKRLQATRNLKEEKKLANEAIAACPTLSNFEEAESEWVIDDPEFCLELLLELQALGDRIVLEWPEGEKMRISHRAGFGDFRMSINQSRDWFAAEGELRLGDDQVIDMQRLLELLDKTPSRFIPLGDGQFIALTQQFRKRLDEFRRLSEKHGKGTRFHPLAALALEDFVDEIDDLKVDKHWKAHVKRIKEMRNFEPQLPSTLQADLRDYQIEGFQWLARLAHWGVGACLADDMGLGKTLQSLALILTRAPHGATLIVAPTSVCMNWIGEAAKFAPTLNVIVFGTGDRQKVLDNLQPFDMVICSYGLMQQEEVGEMLAKVEWQTVVLDEAQAIKNTATKRSQAAMNLQSGFKLITTGTPIENHLGELWNLFRFINPGLLGSLDNFNTNYANPIERSQDREARNQLKKLIQPFILRRTKNQVLQELPSRTEVTLQVELSKEELAFYEALRREAIAKLADTPANAGQKHLQVLAEIMKLRRACCNTKLVRPDIPLPSSKLQLFGEVVSELLDNKHKALVFSQFVDHLHIIRDYLDSQKISYQYLDGSTPAKDRKKRVEAFQAGEGDIFLISLKAGGTGLNLTAADYVIHMDPWWNPAVEDQASDRAHRIGQKRPVTIYRLVAKGTIEEKIVDLHTHKRDLADSLLEGTDMSGKVSTDALLQLINEF
- a CDS encoding pyridoxal-phosphate-dependent aminotransferase family protein, with the protein product MEDKLMLMIPGPTPVPEQALLALAKAPIGHRSGDFSKIMADVTAKLKWLHQTTNDVLILTASGTGAMEAGIINFLSKGDRVLVGDNGKFGERWVEVCQAYGVNAEVIKAEWGKPLNPEDFRVKLEADTNKEIKAVIITHSETSTGVLNDLAAINRHVKAHEKALIIVDAVTSLGAINIPIDELGLDVVGSGSQKGYMIPPGLGFVAVSPKAWEAYKTANLPKFYLDLGKARKDAAKNSTPFTTSVNMVMALQASLEIMQREGLENIFARHLRHRDATRAAVKALNLGLLAPDDAASHSITAVVPPEGLEAEKIRATIKKKFDIVMAGGQDHLNGKIFRIGHLGFVGDRDILTAIAALEASISALGYTNFTSGAGVKAAIEVLS
- a CDS encoding type IV pilin-like G/H family protein — its product is MRQPNSQLNIKPALVSVSLAIAIPCLSIGLLVSCNTGDRPKSDLSSQKLSGTWEFKNQDGAKAGTAIFDTKNGIDGDVYILSNDLPVGKTAIAGKYKANPNKYPPELDLTFGDLTTQTIYEIGNDGQLKIANAVPDQPRPTTLDAHPQLLTKVSDNTNIDRNIKILRSSDLAASSALIHEAESKSYIRAIMRSQQQIFQEKGQFSTDVNQLASGLKLNSEFYNYQATVLDIASGLVVLNTAIPVKDGLKAYTGIVYAIANDTNQRATKLLLCESNIPAKAIPPSPKKQDEDYSCPDAYIRINP